Proteins found in one Arthrobacter sp. U41 genomic segment:
- the rbsD gene encoding D-ribose pyranase: protein MRRNNGTLNAQLSRVISECGHTDSIVVADAGLPIPASVERIDLAYRAGAPAFLDVLDTVLAEFVLEKAVVSSEMVESSPDMLNAIRQRLDRADVEIELVPHTEFKRRTHVARAVVRSGEFTPYSNVLLFSGVPF, encoded by the coding sequence GTGAGACGCAACAACGGCACCTTGAATGCGCAACTGTCGCGAGTCATATCTGAGTGCGGGCACACCGACTCGATCGTCGTGGCGGACGCCGGCCTACCCATCCCCGCATCGGTCGAACGAATTGATCTGGCATATCGGGCGGGCGCACCCGCCTTTTTGGATGTACTCGACACCGTTTTGGCCGAATTCGTTCTTGAGAAGGCGGTTGTTTCCAGCGAGATGGTCGAGAGCAGTCCAGACATGCTGAACGCCATCAGGCAGCGGCTGGACCGGGCTGACGTTGAGATTGAGCTTGTGCCTCACACCGAGTTCAAACGGAGAACACACGTTGCTCGCGCGGTCGTTCGGTCAGGCGAATTCACACCCTATTCCAACGTCCTCCTGTTCTCAGGAGTTCCCTTCTAG
- a CDS encoding carbohydrate kinase family protein, giving the protein MLTVIGEGLVDVVQRSSGIQAHVGGSPLNVAVGLARLDHPVQFIGRYGRDAYGEAVAAHLKSSSVLLPLGPDELPTSVATALIDDDGSASYTFELAWQLPGLADSLPFMLQATTLLHTGSIATMLAPGAAEVLSAVEHAHPQATISFDPNCRPSIITDVDYARRQAEKFVTLADVVKASDEDLQWLYPGEDPLDSARRWLSLGGSAGPALVVVTRGARGPWGVNAAGEAHFPAPSVKVADTVGAGDSFMAALLSALVDLGLDGAQNRKDLRELSAESLRELLAHAARAAAVTVSRPGANPPTRAELKRMELGTQARHPAETAGSNPESAKLPSN; this is encoded by the coding sequence ATGCTCACAGTTATTGGTGAGGGCCTGGTTGATGTGGTCCAGCGTTCCTCCGGTATCCAGGCCCATGTCGGCGGAAGCCCCCTCAACGTCGCCGTGGGTCTGGCCCGGCTCGACCATCCGGTCCAGTTCATCGGCCGCTACGGCCGCGACGCCTACGGTGAAGCCGTGGCGGCCCACCTGAAGTCCAGTTCGGTGCTGCTCCCGCTGGGCCCGGACGAGCTCCCCACGTCCGTGGCCACCGCCCTGATCGACGACGACGGCTCCGCCAGCTACACTTTCGAGCTCGCCTGGCAGCTGCCCGGGCTCGCGGACAGCCTGCCGTTCATGCTGCAGGCAACGACGCTGCTGCACACCGGCTCGATCGCCACGATGCTGGCTCCCGGAGCCGCCGAGGTGCTCAGTGCCGTCGAACATGCCCATCCCCAGGCCACCATCAGCTTCGACCCCAACTGCCGGCCCAGCATCATCACCGACGTGGACTACGCGCGGCGGCAGGCGGAAAAGTTCGTCACCCTCGCCGACGTGGTCAAGGCATCGGACGAGGATCTGCAGTGGCTCTACCCGGGCGAGGATCCGCTGGATTCGGCCCGGCGCTGGCTTTCGCTCGGCGGCTCGGCAGGACCCGCCCTGGTGGTGGTCACCCGCGGGGCCCGGGGCCCCTGGGGCGTGAATGCGGCCGGCGAAGCGCACTTCCCGGCACCGTCCGTTAAAGTGGCGGACACCGTCGGCGCCGGGGATTCCTTCATGGCGGCGCTGCTTTCCGCGCTGGTGGACCTGGGCCTGGACGGGGCGCAGAACCGCAAGGACCTGCGCGAACTCTCCGCCGAAAGCCTCCGTGAACTCCTGGCCCACGCAGCCCGGGCCGCCGCGGTCACCGTTTCCCGGCCCGGCGCCAACCCGCCCACCCGTGCGGAACTGAAACGGATGGAACTCGGCACGCAGGCGCGGCACCCTGCGGAAACCGCGGGCAGCAACCCCGAAAGTGCAAAACTCCCCAGCAACTGA
- a CDS encoding glycerophosphodiester phosphodiesterase codes for MAHRGFSPDGLENTMAAFRAAVELGFRHLETDVHTTADGVLLLFHDETLDRVTDGRGRISELTAETVALARIGGAEPIPLLAELATAFPDVRINLDVKDWNSVDTLAAAIERYSLHDRVLIASFSDRRRRAVLRQLSRPAASSAGMVSNALFVLLGPVLPAPLLRLTAGRALRGVQALQVPVSYGGVTVVSPGFVRRAHLHGLQVHVWTVNDPAEMHRLLDLGVDGIVTDRADLLKAVLQERGRWKD; via the coding sequence ATGGCCCACCGCGGCTTCTCCCCGGACGGGCTGGAAAACACCATGGCGGCGTTCCGCGCCGCCGTCGAACTCGGCTTCCGGCATTTGGAGACGGACGTGCACACCACCGCCGACGGAGTCCTGCTGCTGTTCCACGACGAAACCCTGGACCGGGTCACGGATGGCCGCGGAAGGATCTCCGAGCTCACGGCCGAGACCGTGGCGCTGGCGCGAATCGGCGGCGCGGAGCCCATCCCGCTGCTTGCGGAACTCGCCACAGCCTTCCCGGACGTCCGGATCAACCTCGACGTCAAGGACTGGAACTCGGTGGACACCCTGGCTGCGGCGATCGAACGGTACAGCCTGCATGACCGCGTGCTGATCGCCAGCTTCTCGGACCGCCGGCGCCGGGCCGTGCTCAGACAGCTGAGCCGCCCCGCCGCGAGCTCGGCCGGTATGGTGTCCAACGCCCTCTTTGTCCTGCTTGGCCCGGTCCTCCCGGCGCCCCTGCTGCGCCTCACGGCGGGACGGGCGCTCCGCGGCGTCCAGGCTCTGCAGGTGCCGGTCAGCTACGGTGGCGTGACCGTGGTGAGCCCCGGATTCGTCCGGCGCGCCCACCTGCACGGGCTGCAGGTGCACGTCTGGACCGTCAACGATCCCGCGGAAATGCACCGGCTGCTCGACCTCGGCGTCGACGGGATCGTCACCGACCGCGCGGACCTGCTCAAGGCAGTCCTGCAGGAGCGCGGCCGGTGGAAAGACTGA
- a CDS encoding ADP-dependent NAD(P)H-hydrate dehydratase has protein sequence MSTRGKAAPGGGQKPGHPQPVTPTLLRAWPLPGGGSGKDDRGSVLVIGGARMTPGAALLAGVAALRSGAGRLTLAVAESVAVQLAVALPEAGVLRLPETASGTVKGSSAAAVLASAVEAADAVLIGPGLDDKDEATALLRGLLKVPAGNRPPAIILDAFALGSLPELAGELDPWAGRLILTPNVTEAGILLGHETGELARDVPELAEKYGAVVSCQGVIARPAGDAGGADDTHGGGTGATLWEITTGHSGLGTSGSGDVLSGTIAGLRARGTADAQAVCWGTHLHASAGDRLASRLGGLGYLARELTEELPPLMMELGS, from the coding sequence ATGTCCACCCGCGGTAAGGCTGCCCCCGGGGGCGGACAGAAGCCGGGCCACCCTCAGCCCGTGACACCCACCCTGCTGCGGGCCTGGCCGTTGCCCGGCGGCGGCTCGGGCAAGGACGACCGCGGATCGGTGCTGGTGATCGGCGGCGCGCGGATGACGCCGGGCGCCGCGCTGCTCGCCGGGGTGGCCGCGCTGCGCTCCGGCGCCGGACGGCTGACCCTGGCCGTTGCGGAATCGGTTGCTGTACAACTGGCAGTCGCGCTGCCCGAGGCGGGCGTGCTCAGGTTGCCGGAAACCGCGTCGGGCACGGTCAAGGGCTCTTCGGCGGCCGCCGTCCTCGCCTCAGCGGTCGAAGCCGCGGACGCGGTGCTGATCGGGCCGGGGCTCGATGACAAGGACGAGGCCACCGCGTTGCTCCGCGGACTCCTCAAGGTGCCGGCAGGGAATCGGCCGCCGGCCATCATCCTCGACGCCTTTGCCCTGGGCAGCCTGCCCGAGCTGGCCGGGGAGCTGGACCCCTGGGCGGGCCGGCTGATCCTGACCCCGAATGTCACCGAGGCGGGCATCCTGCTGGGGCACGAGACCGGGGAGCTGGCCCGGGACGTGCCGGAGCTCGCGGAGAAGTATGGCGCCGTGGTGAGCTGCCAGGGGGTTATCGCGCGGCCGGCCGGGGATGCCGGCGGGGCCGACGACACCCACGGCGGCGGGACCGGGGCCACGCTCTGGGAAATCACCACCGGACACAGCGGCCTTGGCACGTCGGGTTCCGGCGATGTGTTGTCCGGGACGATTGCCGGTCTTCGGGCGCGCGGAACCGCGGACGCCCAGGCCGTCTGCTGGGGCACGCATCTGCATGCGAGCGCCGGGGACCGGCTCGCGAGCCGGCTGGGCGGTCTCGGCTACCTCGCCCGCGAACTCACGGAGGAGCTGCCGCCACTGATGATGGAGCTCGGTTCCTGA
- a CDS encoding SDR family NAD(P)-dependent oxidoreductase, whose product MSVIAIIGAGPGLGAAVARRFGREGFSIALISRNQSKLDVMAAELEAGGLTARGYAADVLVPAALEEALARAAAELGSITTLQYSPLPAREYLKPVLDMTPELALEALRFSALGLIHAVRTVLPAMRQAGRGSIILINGGTSVKARADFAGTSVAFPAESAYGEMLHDALEGEGVRVAQLVIPGGIPKLRLVNGIDDVADRIWGLHAVEGPFRTMLIPLEDGRE is encoded by the coding sequence GTGTCTGTCATCGCTATCATCGGAGCTGGACCGGGTCTTGGAGCGGCAGTTGCGCGAAGGTTTGGGCGCGAAGGCTTCTCGATAGCCCTGATCTCGAGGAACCAGTCGAAGCTTGACGTCATGGCCGCGGAGCTCGAGGCCGGCGGCCTGACCGCGCGTGGTTACGCCGCGGACGTGCTAGTACCGGCGGCGCTTGAAGAAGCCCTTGCACGTGCCGCGGCAGAACTGGGATCCATCACCACGTTGCAGTACAGCCCGCTCCCGGCGCGTGAATACCTGAAGCCGGTACTCGACATGACTCCCGAGCTCGCGCTGGAAGCATTGCGGTTCTCGGCTCTCGGGCTCATTCACGCGGTGCGCACGGTGCTACCAGCGATGCGCCAGGCAGGACGCGGCAGTATCATCCTGATCAACGGCGGAACCTCGGTGAAGGCACGCGCCGACTTCGCAGGCACATCGGTCGCGTTCCCGGCCGAGAGCGCCTACGGTGAGATGCTCCACGACGCACTCGAGGGTGAGGGCGTCCGTGTCGCGCAACTCGTAATCCCCGGGGGCATTCCTAAGCTTCGGCTTGTCAATGGCATCGACGACGTCGCCGATCGCATTTGGGGCCTCCACGCCGTCGAGGGCCCGTTCCGCACTATGCTCATCCCGCTCGAGGACGGCAGGGAGTAG
- a CDS encoding histidine phosphatase family protein: MTALPGMTELLLVRHGESQGNVAATLAHQSGAHVINVPARDADVELSGTGREQALALGRLLAGFPADRRAAVVSSPYLRARQTAELAVHTGGWQTEPVLDERLRDRELGILDMLTSAGVEARLPQEAERRRWLGKFYYRPPGGESWADVVLRLRSLLADLDRLYSGQRVLLVCHDAIIVLFRYILEGLTEREVLDIAATSAILNASVSRFVRPGGTGPWQLESFNMADHLMNEGVPVTEHAGDTNVHPR; this comes from the coding sequence ATGACCGCCCTGCCCGGAATGACCGAGCTTCTGCTCGTCCGGCACGGCGAGAGCCAGGGTAACGTGGCCGCCACGCTGGCACACCAGTCCGGGGCCCATGTCATCAACGTTCCGGCCCGGGACGCCGACGTCGAGCTATCCGGCACCGGGCGCGAGCAGGCGCTGGCCCTGGGCCGCCTGCTCGCCGGGTTTCCGGCGGACCGGCGTGCCGCGGTCGTGTCCTCGCCCTATCTCCGGGCCCGGCAGACGGCGGAACTGGCCGTCCACACCGGGGGCTGGCAGACAGAGCCCGTGCTGGATGAACGGTTGCGTGACCGCGAGCTCGGCATCCTGGACATGCTCACCTCCGCCGGCGTGGAGGCGAGGCTTCCGCAGGAGGCGGAGCGCCGGCGCTGGCTGGGCAAGTTCTATTACCGCCCGCCCGGTGGCGAATCCTGGGCCGACGTCGTGCTGCGGCTGCGCTCCCTGCTGGCCGACCTGGACCGGCTGTACTCCGGCCAGCGTGTGCTGCTGGTCTGCCACGATGCCATCATTGTGCTGTTCCGTTACATCCTGGAGGGGCTGACGGAACGCGAAGTGCTGGACATCGCCGCCACGTCCGCGATTCTCAACGCCTCCGTCAGCCGCTTCGTCCGGCCGGGCGGCACGGGTCCGTGGCAACTCGAGAGCTTCAATATGGCAGACCACCTGATGAACGAGGGAGTCCCCGTGACCGAACACGCTGGAGATACCAATGTCCACCCGCGGTAA
- a CDS encoding rhodanese-like domain-containing protein, with amino-acid sequence MGVANAAGPGPADLAVPESLDPSELTRRLAADEWVVDLRRRVAFASNHLLGSVSFEYGTSFSTYLGWILPWGEQLTLVGSRDDVENAIRDLSRIGIESTDAALGTDPHALAPRAALASYPRVGWDGMLAGRAPGDTVIDVRRADEFAASRVAGAVNVPLHDLLRQLDSVPAGKLWVHCTSGYRAGIAASLLQRAGRDVVHIEANFDDAGPAGIPVDAGGDPSASPD; translated from the coding sequence ATGGGCGTCGCCAATGCCGCCGGTCCCGGCCCAGCGGACCTGGCCGTCCCGGAATCGCTGGACCCCTCGGAACTCACGCGGCGCCTGGCGGCCGACGAGTGGGTGGTGGACCTGCGCCGCCGCGTGGCCTTCGCAAGCAACCACCTGCTGGGCAGCGTGAGCTTCGAATACGGCACCAGCTTCAGCACCTACCTGGGCTGGATCCTGCCCTGGGGCGAGCAGCTGACCCTGGTGGGATCCCGCGACGACGTGGAAAACGCCATCCGAGACCTCTCGCGGATCGGCATCGAGTCCACGGACGCCGCCCTCGGAACGGACCCGCACGCCCTGGCGCCCCGCGCCGCGCTCGCCTCCTATCCCCGCGTCGGCTGGGACGGGATGCTGGCGGGCCGCGCTCCCGGGGACACCGTCATCGACGTCCGCCGGGCCGACGAATTCGCCGCCTCGCGCGTGGCCGGAGCGGTCAATGTCCCGCTGCACGACCTGCTGCGGCAGCTGGATTCCGTCCCCGCAGGGAAGCTGTGGGTGCACTGCACCTCCGGCTACCGGGCAGGCATCGCCGCGAGCCTGCTGCAGCGCGCCGGCAGGGATGTGGTCCACATCGAAGCCAACTTCGACGACGCCGGGCCCGCCGGAATCCCGGTGGACGCCGGCGGGGATCCCTCGGCCTCCCCGGACTGA
- a CDS encoding Cof-type HAD-IIB family hydrolase: MRLVASDIDGTILGHDGKISDRTIRAFHACRAAGIELVFVTGRPPRWLHPLQEQLGHTGTVICSNGAVVWDLEADRMVSARALQLDAIFEARRIIQRLRPSALFAAETLTGFHLEPGFLENGSSRLLAEFTPAPLHTTLTASDSVVKFLAVVREGSADDFLAEVTPAVAHLAAATHSAPNIAMLELSLPGVNKAVTLAEYAAALGVDSADVVAFGDMPNDIEMLRWAGDGYAMASGHPEAILAAGQQAPHFDDDGVAKILEAKLAALGVRLP, encoded by the coding sequence ATGCGGCTGGTAGCAAGTGACATTGACGGAACGATCCTCGGCCACGACGGCAAAATCAGTGACCGTACCATCCGCGCGTTCCACGCCTGCCGGGCCGCCGGGATCGAACTTGTCTTCGTCACGGGACGCCCGCCGCGCTGGCTGCACCCGCTCCAGGAACAGCTGGGCCACACCGGCACCGTCATCTGCTCCAACGGCGCCGTCGTCTGGGACCTTGAGGCGGACCGCATGGTCTCTGCCCGTGCGCTGCAGCTCGACGCCATCTTCGAGGCCCGCCGCATCATCCAGCGGCTGCGCCCGTCCGCGCTTTTTGCCGCCGAGACCCTGACCGGTTTCCACCTGGAACCAGGGTTTCTCGAGAACGGCTCCAGCCGGCTGCTTGCCGAGTTCACCCCGGCGCCGCTGCACACCACGCTCACCGCCTCGGATTCGGTGGTGAAGTTCCTCGCCGTGGTCCGGGAGGGCTCGGCCGACGATTTCCTGGCCGAAGTCACGCCCGCCGTCGCCCACCTGGCCGCGGCAACCCACTCGGCGCCGAACATCGCGATGCTGGAACTCTCCCTGCCCGGCGTCAACAAGGCAGTCACGCTCGCCGAATACGCGGCGGCCCTTGGGGTCGACTCCGCCGACGTCGTGGCCTTCGGGGACATGCCCAACGACATCGAGATGCTGCGCTGGGCCGGCGACGGGTACGCGATGGCCAGCGGCCACCCGGAGGCGATCCTCGCCGCCGGGCAGCAGGCGCCGCACTTCGACGACGACGGCGTCGCTAAGATCCTCGAGGCCAAGCTCGCAGCCCTGGGCGTCCGGCTGCCCTGA
- a CDS encoding ABC transporter permease, with the protein MKRETQTTLDGGPTLPAAARTSLSEKIRHRLLKIITARESTLGGVVILLVIYLSWASPYFFTAGNLTVVGRQIALALLISVGMTFVILIGGIDLSVGSVVALVSVLSGEAMVNAGLPPVVAVILALAAGALVGLVNGSINAFAGIPSFVVTLGMLAVARGLSLGITGGSTISGFPPGFLYIGQGAFLGIPVPVWIAAVVAIVSHFVLTRTTFGRHIYFVGSNEEAAKLSGIRVRRVKISVFVISSTLAAVSGILETARLSVGQPAAGNGYELLAIGAAVIGGTSLFGGVGGILGTALGTSLLLLIQNALILLGISAYWQQAFSGVIIVGAVALNMWRRKRN; encoded by the coding sequence GTGAAACGAGAAACACAAACGACGCTAGACGGTGGTCCCACCTTGCCGGCGGCCGCTCGAACATCGTTGAGCGAGAAGATCCGCCACAGGTTGTTGAAGATCATCACTGCACGAGAGTCCACCCTGGGTGGCGTTGTGATTCTCCTGGTTATCTACCTCTCGTGGGCTTCGCCGTACTTCTTTACCGCCGGGAACCTAACGGTCGTCGGACGGCAGATTGCTCTGGCACTGCTGATCAGCGTTGGCATGACGTTCGTCATCCTGATCGGCGGGATTGACCTTTCTGTCGGCTCCGTCGTCGCGTTGGTGAGTGTCCTGTCAGGTGAGGCCATGGTCAACGCCGGGCTACCGCCGGTCGTGGCTGTGATTCTGGCCCTGGCCGCCGGTGCGCTCGTCGGGCTGGTGAACGGCTCGATCAATGCCTTTGCGGGGATACCTTCGTTTGTCGTGACTCTGGGCATGCTCGCCGTGGCGCGCGGATTGTCGCTCGGTATTACCGGCGGTTCGACCATCAGCGGCTTCCCGCCAGGCTTCCTCTACATCGGGCAGGGAGCATTCCTCGGTATCCCCGTCCCCGTCTGGATCGCAGCGGTCGTTGCGATTGTGAGCCACTTCGTGCTGACACGCACTACATTCGGCCGCCACATCTATTTCGTAGGCTCAAATGAAGAAGCGGCCAAACTATCGGGCATCCGAGTGCGCCGTGTGAAAATTTCCGTATTCGTTATTTCCTCCACCCTCGCCGCGGTATCAGGCATCCTGGAGACCGCGCGGCTGAGCGTCGGCCAACCGGCTGCAGGAAACGGGTACGAACTCCTGGCCATCGGGGCAGCCGTCATCGGTGGAACGAGCCTGTTCGGTGGTGTGGGCGGGATCCTGGGAACCGCACTGGGAACTTCCCTGCTCCTGCTTATCCAGAACGCGCTTATCCTCCTGGGTATTTCCGCCTACTGGCAGCAAGCATTCAGCGGCGTCATCATCGTCGGAGCCGTTGCACTGAACATGTGGCGTAGAAAACGTAACTAG
- a CDS encoding YbhB/YbcL family Raf kinase inhibitor-like protein: protein MTHHDAPSFRVSSESFQDGQILPPAQRGAAAGAGAKDESPQLSWSGAPAGTLSYAVTMFDPDAPGRGGFWHWAVLDLPADVTSLPAGAGSRQTGHLPPGAFQLRNDGGAPGYLGAAPPKGHGPHRYIVTVHALDVAHTGLDAGAHPAKLEAKLAPHTLAKATLTGVYERR from the coding sequence ATGACACACCACGATGCCCCGTCCTTCCGCGTCAGCAGTGAGTCATTCCAGGACGGCCAGATCCTGCCGCCGGCCCAGCGCGGCGCCGCAGCCGGGGCGGGCGCGAAGGACGAGTCCCCGCAGCTGAGCTGGAGCGGCGCCCCGGCCGGGACCTTGAGCTATGCCGTGACCATGTTCGACCCCGACGCCCCGGGCCGCGGCGGATTCTGGCACTGGGCCGTGCTCGACCTTCCCGCAGACGTCACGTCCCTGCCGGCCGGGGCGGGATCGCGCCAGACCGGGCACCTGCCGCCCGGCGCCTTCCAGCTGAGGAACGACGGCGGTGCCCCCGGCTATCTGGGGGCTGCGCCGCCCAAGGGCCACGGGCCGCACCGGTACATCGTCACGGTCCACGCCCTCGACGTCGCGCACACGGGGCTCGACGCCGGAGCCCACCCCGCCAAACTCGAAGCCAAGCTCGCCCCGCACACCCTGGCCAAGGCGACCCTGACCGGCGTCTACGAGCGGCGCTAG
- a CDS encoding NAD-dependent epimerase/dehydratase family protein, whose protein sequence is MKVVITGAHGKVGRAATQALLDAGHDVHAVDLTRPGFERRAEGTATYQMADLTDAGEAYAVVRGADAVVHTAAIPEPTGNPAQVVFHTNLMATFNVLEAAVRFGVKRFVNISSETVPGFFFPERDFLPDYAPVDEEHPIHPQDPYAISKHFGEQLMDAAVRRSDIRCISLRPSWVQYEGNYEQNLGPQVRDASVLSPNLWSYIDAYDLADSIVLATESDLPGHEVFYIASPDNVGGRNFGEILHTYYGDKIELRPTARPDASGISSAKAQRMLGWSPKRSWRDYLDSDGKALPRG, encoded by the coding sequence ATGAAGGTAGTAATCACTGGAGCCCACGGTAAAGTCGGTCGCGCAGCGACCCAGGCGCTGCTGGACGCCGGCCACGATGTTCACGCAGTGGACTTGACCCGACCGGGGTTTGAACGCCGCGCAGAAGGAACCGCCACTTACCAGATGGCGGACCTCACAGACGCCGGAGAAGCATACGCCGTTGTGCGCGGCGCAGACGCGGTTGTGCACACCGCCGCGATCCCCGAGCCCACCGGAAACCCGGCCCAAGTCGTGTTCCACACGAACCTCATGGCAACTTTCAACGTTCTTGAGGCTGCAGTCAGGTTCGGCGTGAAGCGTTTCGTAAACATCTCGAGCGAGACCGTCCCCGGCTTCTTCTTCCCGGAGCGCGACTTCCTGCCGGACTACGCTCCCGTTGACGAGGAACACCCCATCCACCCCCAGGATCCGTACGCGATCTCGAAGCACTTCGGCGAGCAGCTGATGGACGCCGCAGTCCGACGCTCCGACATCCGCTGCATCTCGCTGCGCCCAAGCTGGGTACAGTACGAGGGCAATTATGAGCAGAACCTCGGCCCCCAGGTTCGCGACGCCTCGGTCCTCAGCCCCAACCTGTGGAGCTACATCGACGCCTACGACCTTGCGGACTCAATTGTGCTTGCAACGGAGTCTGACCTGCCCGGACACGAGGTCTTCTACATCGCTTCACCCGACAACGTCGGTGGACGAAACTTCGGTGAGATCCTGCACACCTACTACGGGGACAAGATCGAGCTCCGCCCCACCGCACGCCCGGACGCCTCAGGAATTTCCAGCGCCAAGGCCCAGCGCATGCTCGGCTGGAGCCCGAAGCGGTCCTGGCGCGACTACCTGGATTCCGACGGCAAAGCTCTTCCGCGAGGCTGA